From a region of the Bradyrhizobium diazoefficiens genome:
- a CDS encoding amidase, translating into MSTEPALMTLTEVARAIAMKQVSSHEVTRALLHRIAQWQPHLNAFMSVEAEAALTAAEAADAELAKGNVHGPLHGVPLAHKDMYYDAGKVSTCGSLIRRDFVPTVTATALQRLKDAGQVRLGTLHLAEFAYGPTGHNAHYGPVRNPWNVAHITGGSSSGSGSAVAARLTYAALGSDTGGSIRMPAHFCGVTGLKTTVGRVSRAGAMPLSQSLDTVGPLARTAEDCALLLALMAGADPLDSTCSHEPVSDYVSATKGSLKGLKIGVPASFYVDDLDSEVARVLDETIAVLKREGADIVKVELPDQRQLNSASQLVLAAEAAAFHKRWMIERPQDYGSQVLMRLQNGLAVPAVTYLEAMRWRGPALAAYNAATAGVDAVIAPASPVPAPTIEESDVGGGPNAPALLQRLTLFTRPVNFLGLPSLTVPSGFTKSGLPVGMQLIGRCFDEATLLTIGAAFQRVTDYHARLPKPPT; encoded by the coding sequence ATGAGCACTGAGCCCGCCTTGATGACGCTCACCGAGGTCGCGCGCGCGATCGCGATGAAGCAGGTCTCCTCACATGAGGTGACGCGCGCACTGCTGCACCGCATCGCACAGTGGCAACCGCATCTCAACGCCTTCATGTCGGTCGAGGCGGAGGCGGCACTGACGGCGGCCGAGGCCGCCGACGCCGAACTCGCCAAGGGCAATGTTCATGGTCCGCTGCACGGCGTGCCGCTCGCGCACAAGGACATGTATTACGACGCCGGCAAGGTTTCGACCTGCGGCTCGCTGATCCGCCGTGATTTCGTGCCGACCGTGACCGCCACCGCTTTGCAGCGGCTGAAGGACGCCGGTCAGGTTCGCCTCGGCACGCTGCATCTGGCCGAATTCGCCTATGGCCCGACCGGGCACAACGCCCATTACGGCCCGGTGCGCAATCCCTGGAACGTGGCCCACATCACCGGCGGGTCCTCATCCGGCTCCGGTTCGGCGGTGGCCGCGCGCCTGACCTATGCGGCGCTCGGCTCGGATACCGGCGGCTCGATCCGCATGCCCGCGCATTTCTGCGGCGTCACGGGGCTGAAGACCACCGTCGGCCGCGTCAGCCGCGCCGGCGCAATGCCGCTGTCGCAATCGCTCGACACGGTCGGCCCGCTCGCCCGTACCGCCGAGGACTGCGCGCTGCTGCTGGCCTTGATGGCCGGTGCTGACCCGCTGGATTCGACCTGCAGCCACGAGCCGGTCTCGGATTACGTGAGTGCCACCAAGGGCTCGCTGAAGGGCCTCAAGATCGGCGTGCCTGCGTCCTTTTATGTCGACGACCTCGACAGCGAAGTCGCGCGCGTGCTGGACGAGACCATCGCGGTGCTCAAGCGCGAGGGCGCCGATATCGTCAAGGTCGAGCTGCCGGACCAGCGGCAATTGAATTCGGCGAGCCAACTCGTGCTTGCGGCCGAAGCTGCTGCCTTCCACAAGCGCTGGATGATCGAGCGGCCGCAGGATTACGGTTCGCAGGTCCTGATGCGGCTTCAGAACGGCCTCGCCGTTCCCGCCGTCACCTATCTCGAGGCGATGCGCTGGCGCGGCCCTGCGCTCGCCGCGTACAATGCCGCCACCGCTGGCGTCGATGCGGTGATCGCGCCGGCATCTCCGGTGCCCGCGCCGACGATCGAGGAGAGCGATGTTGGCGGCGGTCCGAACGCGCCGGCGCTGCTGCAACGGCTGACGCTGTTCACCCGTCCGGTGAATTTCCTCGGCCTGCCGTCGCTCACCGTGCCCTCAGGTTTCACCAAAAGCGGCCTGCCGGTCGGCATGCAGCTGATCGGCCGCTGCTTCGATGAAGCGACCCTGCTCACCATCGGCGCCGCCTTCCAGCGGGTCACCGATTATCACGCTCGATTGCCGAAACCGCCGACATGA
- a CDS encoding type I secretion system permease/ATPase — translation MAAGPGVRRSELGDALRACRTAFVGVGLMSCMINLLYLTGSIFMLEVYDRVLPSRSVPTLVGLIILAGFLYMAQGVLDMIRNRILGRIGTALDEALNKRVFDTIVRLPLLVGSRNEGLQPLRDLDNVRSFLGGMGPSAFFDLPWLPLYLAICFAFHVMIGVTALVGAVILVGLTLVTEFMSRQPAREAMGLAAQRNDLAQASRRNAEVMVSMGMAGRMNQRWSEANEKYLAGNQRASDVAGGLGAVAKVLRMMLQSAVLAVGAYLVIHQEATAGIIIAGSILSARALAPVDLAIAHWKSFVAARQSWHRLTRLLEQMPAQTMPTQLQAPSGRLSVEGVAMVAPGDQRLIVQDISFALAAGNGLGVIGPSGSGKSSLIRALVGVWQPVRGKVRLDGAALDQWSSDMLGRHIGYLPQDVELFGGTIAQNISRFDPEATSDGIIAAAKEAGVHEMIIKMREGYDTQVGEQGTALSAGQAQRVALARALYGNPFLIVLDEPNSNLDAEGDEALTRAVRAARERGAIVVVVAHRPIGVEAVDQVLVLRDGRMQAFGPKEQVLAQVLQPRATPPAPIKIVSEGGVAKS, via the coding sequence ATGGCAGCCGGTCCTGGCGTCCGCCGTTCAGAGCTCGGTGACGCCTTGCGCGCTTGTCGCACGGCGTTCGTCGGCGTCGGCTTGATGAGCTGCATGATCAACCTGCTCTATCTGACGGGGTCGATCTTCATGCTGGAGGTCTATGATCGGGTGCTGCCGAGCCGCAGCGTCCCGACCCTGGTCGGCCTGATCATCCTCGCCGGCTTTCTCTATATGGCGCAGGGCGTGCTTGACATGATCCGCAACCGTATCCTGGGGCGGATCGGCACCGCGCTGGATGAAGCCCTCAACAAGCGCGTGTTCGACACCATCGTGCGCTTGCCGCTCCTGGTCGGCAGCCGCAACGAAGGTCTTCAGCCGCTGCGTGATCTCGACAATGTCCGCTCCTTCCTCGGCGGCATGGGCCCGAGCGCGTTCTTCGACCTGCCCTGGCTGCCGCTGTATCTCGCCATCTGTTTCGCCTTCCACGTCATGATCGGCGTCACCGCACTGGTCGGCGCCGTCATCCTGGTCGGCCTGACGCTGGTTACCGAGTTCATGTCGCGCCAGCCGGCGCGCGAGGCGATGGGCCTTGCCGCCCAGCGCAACGATCTCGCCCAGGCCAGCCGCCGCAACGCGGAAGTCATGGTGTCGATGGGCATGGCCGGCCGGATGAACCAGCGCTGGAGTGAGGCCAACGAAAAATATCTCGCCGGCAATCAGCGCGCGAGCGACGTTGCCGGCGGACTGGGTGCGGTCGCAAAGGTGCTGCGCATGATGCTGCAATCGGCCGTGCTCGCGGTCGGCGCCTATCTCGTCATCCACCAGGAGGCGACCGCCGGGATCATCATCGCCGGTTCGATCCTCTCCGCCCGGGCGCTGGCGCCGGTCGACCTCGCCATTGCGCACTGGAAATCCTTCGTCGCGGCGCGCCAGAGCTGGCACCGTCTCACCCGCCTTCTGGAGCAGATGCCGGCGCAGACGATGCCGACCCAGTTGCAAGCGCCCTCCGGCCGGCTCTCGGTCGAAGGCGTCGCCATGGTGGCCCCCGGCGACCAGCGCCTCATCGTGCAAGATATCAGCTTCGCGCTCGCTGCGGGCAACGGCCTCGGCGTGATCGGCCCGAGCGGCTCCGGCAAGTCGTCGCTGATCCGCGCGCTGGTCGGGGTCTGGCAGCCGGTGCGCGGCAAGGTGCGGCTCGACGGTGCGGCGCTCGATCAATGGTCATCCGACATGCTAGGCCGGCATATCGGCTATCTGCCGCAGGATGTCGAATTGTTCGGCGGCACCATCGCCCAGAACATCAGCCGGTTCGATCCCGAGGCGACGTCCGACGGCATCATCGCGGCGGCGAAAGAGGCCGGCGTGCACGAGATGATCATCAAGATGCGCGAGGGCTACGACACCCAGGTTGGAGAGCAGGGCACCGCGCTTTCCGCAGGCCAGGCGCAGCGCGTGGCGCTGGCGCGCGCGCTCTATGGCAACCCCTTCCTGATCGTGCTCGACGAGCCCAACTCCAATCTCGACGCCGAAGGCGACGAGGCCTTGACCCGCGCCGTCCGCGCCGCGCGCGAGCGCGGCGCCATCGTCGTCGTGGTGGCGCACCGGCCGATCGGCGTCGAGGCGGTCGATCAGGTCCTGGTGCTGCGCGACGGCCGCATGCAGGCATTCGGCCCGAAGGAACAGGTGCTCGCGCAGGTGCTGCAGCCGCGCGCGACGCCGCCGGCACCGATCAAGATCGTCAGCGAAGGCGGAGTGGCCAAGTCATGA
- a CDS encoding HlyD family type I secretion periplasmic adaptor subunit, protein MSTMAIGGPKPAAKKTVRDSIKFHLILGLAIVLVMVVGLGGWASTVLISGALIAPGQIVVESNVKKVQHPTGGVVGEVRARDGDLVKAGDIVVRLDDTVTKANLAIVTKNLDAALARAARLQAEQRGVDRIEFPQALLERANDPDVKLLISAETKLFDVRVNGRTGQKAQLRERITQLNEEIAGLSAQEKAKDQEIALVQNELTGVRELYDKHLVQISRLTQLERDSARLNGERAQYVASRAQAKGKITETELQIIQVDKDVVSEVSKDLRETNDKIGELIERKVAAEDQLRRVDIRAPQSGMVLQSTVHTVGGVVTAGDTLMLIVPQADDLQVEAKVNPVDIDKLQIGQKTLLRLSAFNQRTTPELNGLVSRVSPDVTTDQRTGQSYYTIRVSMPAEEVARLGDVKLIPGMPVEAFVQTGDRTMLSYLMKPLHDQLMRAFREK, encoded by the coding sequence ATGAGCACGATGGCGATCGGCGGCCCGAAACCTGCCGCGAAGAAGACCGTGCGGGATTCGATCAAGTTTCACCTGATCCTTGGCCTTGCGATCGTGCTGGTCATGGTCGTCGGACTCGGCGGCTGGGCATCGACCGTGCTGATCTCCGGTGCGCTGATCGCGCCGGGCCAGATCGTGGTCGAGTCCAATGTCAAGAAGGTGCAGCATCCGACTGGCGGCGTGGTCGGCGAGGTGCGCGCCCGCGACGGCGACCTGGTCAAGGCCGGCGACATCGTGGTGCGGCTCGACGACACCGTCACCAAGGCCAACCTTGCCATCGTCACCAAGAATCTCGACGCCGCGCTGGCGCGTGCGGCGCGATTGCAGGCCGAGCAGCGCGGTGTCGACAGAATCGAATTTCCGCAAGCCCTGCTCGAGCGCGCCAACGATCCCGACGTGAAGCTGCTGATCTCCGCCGAAACCAAGCTGTTCGACGTCCGCGTCAACGGCCGCACCGGACAGAAGGCCCAGCTTCGCGAGCGCATCACGCAGCTCAACGAGGAGATCGCGGGGCTCAGCGCCCAGGAAAAGGCCAAGGATCAGGAGATCGCGCTGGTGCAGAACGAGCTCACCGGCGTGCGGGAGCTCTACGACAAGCATCTGGTGCAGATCTCGCGGCTGACCCAGCTCGAACGCGACTCGGCACGGCTTAACGGGGAACGCGCGCAATACGTTGCTTCGCGCGCCCAGGCCAAGGGCAAGATCACCGAGACCGAGCTGCAGATCATCCAGGTCGACAAGGACGTGGTGAGCGAGGTCTCCAAGGACCTGCGCGAGACCAACGACAAGATCGGGGAACTGATCGAGCGCAAGGTCGCCGCCGAAGACCAACTTCGCCGTGTCGATATCCGCGCACCGCAGTCCGGCATGGTGCTGCAATCGACGGTCCACACCGTCGGCGGCGTCGTCACCGCCGGCGATACCTTGATGCTGATCGTGCCGCAGGCCGACGATCTGCAGGTCGAGGCCAAGGTCAATCCGGTCGACATCGACAAGCTCCAGATCGGCCAAAAGACGCTGCTGCGACTCTCCGCGTTCAACCAGCGCACCACACCGGAGCTCAACGGCCTCGTCAGCCGCGTCTCGCCCGACGTCACCACCGACCAGCGCACCGGCCAGAGCTACTACACCATCCGCGTCTCGATGCCGGCCGAAGAGGTCGCCCGCCTCGGCGACGTCAAGCTGATTCCCGGCATGCCGGTGGAAGCCTTCGTCCAGACCGGCGACCGCACCATGTTGTCCTATCTGATGAAGCCGCTGCACGACCAGCTGATGCGGGCGTTCCGGGAGAAGTGA
- a CDS encoding AMP nucleosidase translates to MQSPPSIATESFSDAGLAVARLEEIYERNTKFLRERFEAYVNGEAITARVRAHYPFVRVTTATYARLDSRLAYGFVAGPGVHETSVTRPDLFRSYLVEQIGLLIQNHGVPVEIGESAEPIPIHFAYRRDINIEAAITTSENSPVVRSLRDAFDVPDLATMDDAIADGTFMLQPGAPEPLSLFRATRVDYSLRRLYHYTGTDPEHFQNFVIFTNYQFYVDAFAQLCQQRLQSGEAGLEAFIAPGNVITRNGGATTGDVPARTPQMPAFHLVEPGYRGITLINIGTGPSNARNVTDHVAVLRPHAWLMLGHCAGLRNTQRLGDYVLAHGYVREDHVLDRELPLWVPIPALAEMQVALEEAVEDVTGLEGFELKRLMRTGTVASVDNRNWEISGPAVIRRLSQSRAVALDMESAAIAANGYRFRVPYGTLLCVSDKPLHGEIKLAGMASEFYRRRVGQHLEIGLKALERLKQQESERLHSRKLRSFAEVAFQ, encoded by the coding sequence ATGCAATCTCCCCCCTCCATCGCCACCGAATCGTTCTCCGACGCCGGCCTCGCCGTTGCCCGTCTCGAGGAAATCTACGAGCGCAACACCAAGTTCCTGCGCGAGCGGTTCGAGGCCTATGTCAATGGCGAGGCGATCACGGCGCGGGTGCGGGCCCACTATCCCTTCGTTCGCGTTACCACCGCGACATATGCACGGCTGGATTCGCGTCTCGCCTACGGCTTCGTCGCCGGGCCGGGCGTGCACGAGACCAGCGTGACGCGGCCAGATCTGTTCCGCAGCTATCTTGTCGAGCAGATCGGATTGCTGATCCAGAACCACGGCGTGCCTGTCGAGATCGGCGAGTCCGCCGAGCCGATCCCGATCCATTTCGCCTACCGCCGCGACATCAATATCGAGGCCGCCATCACCACCAGTGAGAACTCGCCCGTCGTGCGATCGCTGCGCGATGCGTTCGACGTGCCCGATCTCGCCACCATGGACGATGCCATCGCCGACGGCACCTTCATGCTCCAGCCGGGCGCGCCGGAGCCGCTGTCGCTGTTCCGGGCGACCCGTGTCGATTACTCGCTGCGCCGGCTCTATCACTACACCGGCACCGACCCCGAGCATTTCCAGAATTTTGTGATCTTCACCAACTACCAGTTCTATGTCGACGCCTTCGCGCAGCTCTGCCAGCAACGGCTCCAGTCGGGCGAGGCTGGTCTCGAGGCCTTTATCGCACCCGGCAACGTGATCACGCGCAACGGCGGGGCGACGACCGGAGACGTTCCCGCGCGCACGCCTCAGATGCCGGCCTTCCACCTGGTTGAACCCGGCTATCGCGGCATCACGCTGATCAACATCGGCACCGGTCCGTCGAACGCACGCAACGTCACCGACCATGTCGCCGTGCTGCGCCCGCATGCCTGGCTGATGCTCGGCCATTGCGCGGGCCTGCGCAACACGCAGCGCCTCGGCGACTACGTGCTCGCGCATGGCTATGTGCGCGAGGACCATGTGCTCGACCGCGAACTGCCGCTCTGGGTGCCGATCCCGGCGCTGGCCGAGATGCAGGTCGCGCTCGAAGAGGCGGTCGAGGACGTCACGGGGCTCGAAGGTTTCGAGCTGAAGCGCCTGATGCGCACCGGCACCGTCGCAAGCGTCGACAACCGCAACTGGGAGATCTCCGGGCCGGCGGTGATTCGCCGCCTGTCGCAGTCGCGCGCGGTCGCGCTTGATATGGAATCGGCCGCGATCGCCGCCAACGGCTACCGCTTCCGTGTGCCTTACGGCACGCTGCTGTGCGTCTCCGACAAGCCGCTGCACGGCGAGATCAAGCTCGCGGGCATGGCCAGCGAATTCTACCGCCGCCGCGTCGGGCAGCATCTCGAAATCGGCCTGAAAGCGCTGGAGCGGCTCAAGCAGCAGGAATCGGAGCGGCTGCATTCGCGGAAGCTCCGCAGTTTCGCCGAGGTGGCATTCCAGTAG
- a CDS encoding DUF1488 family protein, which produces MPLMRDRIIGHDLERLAFRFTMLNDDEVVQCQISDAAMDELAGMQGTESSARQAQFLSLRETIERIASDLYDEAPRFQGYVVRIFMRHLGR; this is translated from the coding sequence ATGCCGCTCATGCGCGACAGGATCATTGGCCATGATCTCGAACGGCTGGCCTTTCGCTTTACCATGCTGAACGACGACGAGGTCGTACAGTGCCAGATCAGCGACGCCGCAATGGACGAGCTCGCGGGCATGCAGGGCACCGAAAGCAGCGCGCGGCAGGCGCAGTTTCTGTCACTGCGCGAGACCATTGAGCGGATCGCGTCAGATCTCTATGACGAAGCGCCGCGATTCCAGGGGTATGTGGTGCGGATTTTCATGAGGCATTTGGGAAGATAG
- a CDS encoding CinA family protein produces the protein MKELIGIAEQVATKLIARKQTIAVAESSTGGLISASLLAVPGASAYFLGGAVVYTRDARRVLMDISDEGMKGFRSSSEPYAQLLAEQMRTRFNSDWGLSETGAAGPTGNRYGDAAGHSCMAVAGAAAEVMTLETGSHDRFGNMQVFAATALKLLLRKLAG, from the coding sequence ATGAAAGAGCTCATCGGCATTGCGGAACAGGTCGCCACCAAACTGATCGCGCGCAAGCAGACCATCGCAGTCGCGGAATCCTCGACCGGCGGCCTGATCTCGGCCAGCCTGCTCGCAGTGCCCGGCGCATCCGCCTATTTCCTCGGCGGTGCGGTGGTCTATACCCGCGACGCCAGGCGCGTGCTGATGGATATTTCGGATGAAGGAATGAAGGGCTTTCGCTCCTCGTCGGAGCCTTACGCGCAACTGCTGGCCGAGCAGATGCGAACGCGCTTCAACAGCGACTGGGGCCTGTCCGAGACCGGCGCAGCCGGCCCCACCGGCAACCGCTACGGCGACGCCGCGGGTCATAGCTGCATGGCGGTTGCAGGTGCCGCCGCAGAGGTGATGACACTTGAGACGGGCAGCCACGACCGGTTCGGCAACATGCAGGTGTTTGCTGCGACAGCGTTGAAGCTGTTGCTGAGGAAGCTAGCAGGGTGA
- a CDS encoding amidohydrolase family protein has protein sequence MASLIAGGVDCDVHPAVPHLTSLLPYLNDYWRDQVTTRGMVDLVSQSYPAKSPITARPDWRPESGKPGESLEDMQRHVLDAFKLEYAICNPLYGVQMVFSEDMQAAFCRALNDWLAREWLDRDQRLRGSIVIPTQSVEKAVAEIERCAQDRRFVQVLMLVMGDMPLGKRALWPIYEVAERLELPVGIHAGSAYHNPPTAVGWGSYHIEDYVGQAQAFQTQLTSLIVEGVFAKYPRLKMVMLESGVSWISPYLWRLHKFWRGVRMETPWVDRAPLDIVRSNIRFSLQPFDAPPDDATLIRLFDHMQSDELVLFSTDYPHWQFDGQDALPEGLSPDLVRKIMIDNPHATYPRLK, from the coding sequence ATGGCGTCCCTGATCGCCGGCGGGGTGGATTGCGATGTGCATCCGGCTGTGCCGCATCTGACCAGCCTGCTGCCCTACCTGAACGATTACTGGCGCGATCAGGTGACGACGCGCGGCATGGTCGATCTCGTCTCGCAATCGTACCCAGCGAAGTCGCCGATCACGGCGCGGCCCGACTGGCGCCCCGAGAGCGGCAAACCCGGCGAAAGCCTGGAAGACATGCAGCGCCATGTGCTCGATGCTTTCAAGCTCGAATACGCCATCTGCAACCCGCTCTACGGCGTGCAGATGGTATTTTCGGAAGACATGCAGGCCGCCTTCTGCCGCGCGCTGAACGACTGGCTGGCGCGGGAATGGCTCGATCGCGATCAGCGGCTGCGCGGCTCGATCGTGATCCCGACGCAAAGCGTCGAGAAGGCTGTCGCCGAGATCGAGCGCTGTGCGCAGGACAGGCGCTTCGTTCAGGTGCTGATGCTGGTTATGGGCGACATGCCGCTCGGCAAGCGCGCGCTGTGGCCGATCTATGAAGTCGCGGAACGGCTGGAACTGCCCGTCGGCATCCACGCGGGTTCCGCCTATCACAATCCGCCGACCGCCGTGGGGTGGGGTTCCTACCATATCGAGGACTATGTCGGGCAGGCCCAGGCGTTCCAGACCCAGCTCACCAGCCTGATTGTCGAGGGCGTGTTCGCCAAATATCCGCGCCTGAAAATGGTAATGCTGGAGTCAGGCGTCTCCTGGATCTCCCCCTACCTCTGGCGCCTGCACAAGTTCTGGCGCGGGGTCCGGATGGAGACGCCGTGGGTCGACCGCGCGCCGCTGGATATTGTGCGTAGCAATATCCGCTTCTCGTTACAGCCATTTGATGCGCCGCCGGACGACGCGACATTAATTCGCCTGTTTGATCATATGCAGTCCGACGAATTGGTCCTATTCTCCACGGACTATCCGCACTGGCAGTTCGACGGCCAGGACGCGCTGCCCGAAGGTCTGTCCCCCGATCTCGTGCGCAAGATCATGATCGACAATCCGCATGCAACCTATCCCCGCCTGAAATGA
- a CDS encoding amidohydrolase family protein, whose amino-acid sequence MNIQFRESPEAASPLTAKTAIADCDIHPARATRTELYPYLAKRWQHHLEIYGVHAYQGMTEGPPYPKAQPNASRRDAYPPEGGPQGSSLSFMQKQLLDPNNVQLGVLNPLNTGQGIRNHELSAALCSAINDWQIDKWTSKDKRLKASIVVGNEDGLSAAAEIRERAGDKNFVQVLLLSRNVEPLGQRRYWPIYQAAEEAGLPVGVHAFGFGGNPITPSGWPSYYIEEMVGHSQCQQSALASLVLEGVFERFPKLKMVMIEAGFGWAPSLAWRLDKAWQRLRSEVPHVKRPPSEYIREQVWWTTQPMEDPERREDLFDVINWIGWDRLLFATDYPHWDYDEPSRVLPAGVSEANREAFYLGNAKKLYGLA is encoded by the coding sequence ATGAATATCCAGTTCCGCGAGAGCCCAGAAGCCGCGTCCCCCCTGACCGCCAAAACCGCGATCGCGGACTGCGACATCCATCCGGCACGCGCCACGCGCACCGAGCTCTATCCCTATCTCGCCAAACGCTGGCAGCATCATCTCGAAATCTACGGCGTCCATGCCTATCAGGGCATGACGGAAGGCCCGCCCTATCCGAAGGCCCAGCCCAATGCCTCGCGCCGCGATGCCTATCCGCCCGAGGGCGGGCCGCAGGGCTCCTCGCTGTCCTTCATGCAGAAGCAGCTGCTCGATCCCAACAATGTGCAACTGGGCGTGCTCAATCCGCTCAACACCGGGCAGGGCATCCGCAATCACGAGCTCTCGGCGGCCTTGTGCTCGGCGATCAACGACTGGCAGATCGACAAATGGACCAGCAAGGACAAGCGGCTGAAGGCGTCGATCGTCGTCGGTAACGAGGATGGTTTGTCGGCCGCCGCCGAGATCCGCGAGCGCGCCGGCGACAAGAATTTCGTGCAGGTGCTGCTGCTCAGCCGCAACGTCGAGCCGCTCGGCCAGCGCCGCTACTGGCCGATCTATCAGGCCGCGGAAGAAGCGGGGCTTCCTGTCGGCGTCCACGCCTTCGGCTTCGGCGGCAACCCGATTACGCCGTCGGGATGGCCTTCCTACTACATCGAGGAGATGGTGGGACATTCGCAGTGCCAGCAATCGGCACTCGCGAGCCTCGTGCTGGAAGGGGTGTTCGAGCGCTTCCCGAAACTGAAGATGGTGATGATCGAGGCTGGCTTCGGCTGGGCGCCGTCGCTGGCGTGGCGGCTCGACAAGGCCTGGCAACGGCTGCGCAGCGAAGTGCCGCATGTGAAGCGGCCGCCCTCGGAATATATCCGCGAGCAGGTGTGGTGGACCACGCAGCCGATGGAGGATCCGGAGCGGCGCGAGGATCTGTTCGACGTCATCAACTGGATCGGCTGGGACCGCCTGCTGTTTGCCACCGACTATCCGCATTGGGACTATGACGAGCCCTCCCGCGTGCTGCCTGCGGGCGTCAGCGAGGCCAATCGCGAGGCGTTCTATCTCGGCAATGCCAAGAAGCTCTACGGACTGGCTTGA
- a CDS encoding Rieske (2Fe-2S) protein, which yields MARHVIAAVDELPPGARKFLEIDGRPIAVFNIKGEYFGLMNRCPHQGAALCEGPLIGLAQSREPGEIEYTKLGEIIRCPWHGWEFDIRTGQSYCDPRRFRVKAYPAHVEPGASVVKGPYVAETVTVKVESNYVVVEL from the coding sequence ATGGCGCGTCATGTGATTGCCGCGGTCGACGAGCTTCCGCCGGGCGCGCGAAAATTCCTCGAGATCGACGGACGGCCGATCGCGGTCTTCAACATCAAGGGCGAATATTTCGGCCTGATGAACCGCTGTCCGCATCAAGGGGCGGCGCTGTGCGAGGGCCCGCTGATCGGGCTCGCGCAATCCAGGGAGCCCGGCGAGATCGAATACACCAAGTTAGGGGAGATCATTCGCTGCCCGTGGCACGGCTGGGAGTTCGACATCCGCACCGGACAGTCCTACTGCGACCCCCGCCGCTTCCGCGTGAAGGCGTATCCCGCCCATGTCGAGCCGGGCGCGAGCGTGGTGAAGGGTCCGTATGTCGCCGAGACCGTCACGGTGAAGGTCGAGAGCAATTACGTGGTGGTGGAGCTGTAA
- a CDS encoding transcriptional regulator GcvA, which translates to MTARLPSLNGLRAFEAAARHLSFTLAAAELNVTQTAISHQIRRLEEELGIRLFVRQNRALALTPEARDYLPGVRAAFNDLRLATDRLLRKDDDKVLTVSTLASLAAKWLLPRLTAFQESHPGIDVRITTSTSLVDFQRDNVDAAIRYGRGQWPGLRADWLMADELFPVCSPSLLRGDKPLRQPEDLKGYPLLHTSNANSDDWRLWLTAAGLPADIARQPGITFDMIFMTIQAAIDGIGVAMGRTSYVQDDIAKGRLVVPFKIALPADAGFYLVSPEGRREAPKLVAFRDWMIAAAQNKA; encoded by the coding sequence ATGACTGCCAGATTGCCGTCGCTGAACGGGTTGCGGGCGTTCGAGGCCGCCGCGCGCCATCTCAGCTTCACGCTGGCGGCCGCCGAGCTGAACGTGACGCAAACCGCGATCAGCCATCAGATCCGAAGGCTCGAGGAGGAGCTCGGCATCCGCCTGTTCGTCCGGCAGAACCGCGCGCTGGCGCTGACGCCGGAAGCGCGCGACTACCTGCCCGGCGTCCGCGCCGCCTTCAACGATCTCAGGCTTGCGACCGACCGGCTGCTCCGCAAGGACGATGACAAGGTGCTGACAGTCTCGACGCTGGCTTCGCTTGCCGCAAAATGGCTGCTGCCGCGACTGACCGCTTTCCAGGAAAGCCATCCCGGCATCGACGTCCGCATCACTACCTCGACAAGTCTCGTCGACTTCCAGCGCGACAATGTCGATGCCGCGATCCGCTACGGCCGCGGTCAGTGGCCCGGCCTGCGCGCCGACTGGCTGATGGCGGACGAGCTGTTTCCGGTGTGCAGTCCCTCGCTGCTGCGCGGCGACAAGCCGCTGCGCCAACCGGAGGATTTGAAGGGTTATCCGCTGCTGCACACATCCAACGCCAACAGCGACGACTGGCGACTGTGGCTGACGGCGGCTGGCCTTCCCGCCGATATCGCCAGGCAGCCCGGCATCACTTTCGACATGATCTTCATGACCATCCAGGCCGCGATCGACGGCATCGGGGTTGCGATGGGGCGAACGTCCTACGTCCAGGACGACATCGCCAAGGGCCGTCTCGTGGTGCCCTTCAAGATCGCGCTGCCGGCGGATGCCGGCTTTTACCTGGTCTCGCCGGAGGGCCGCCGCGAGGCGCCGAAACTGGTCGCTTTCCGGGACTGGATGATCGCGGCAGCGCAAAATAAAGCCTGA
- a CDS encoding DUF1127 domain-containing protein, with translation MSTLTHNSMTNHHALGLIQQIGETLHVWHERYRNRRELANWTARDLQDVGLSWSDIAFEADKPFWRA, from the coding sequence ATGTCTACTTTGACCCACAACTCGATGACAAATCATCATGCGCTCGGCCTGATCCAGCAGATCGGCGAGACGCTTCACGTCTGGCACGAGCGCTACCGTAACAGGCGCGAGCTCGCTAACTGGACTGCCCGGGATCTCCAGGACGTCGGCCTGTCCTGGTCCGACATCGCTTTCGAGGCCGACAAACCTTTCTGGCGGGCCTGA